In the Purpureocillium takamizusanense chromosome 5, complete sequence genome, one interval contains:
- a CDS encoding Acylglycerol lipase (TransMembrane:5 (o12-34i154-176o196-216i251-271o291-313i)~EggNog:ENOG503P068~COG:C), which yields MPSSTALDALGHAVSGSAGTAISTAAVFPLDLVTTRLKVQRRRRDQQEQYDGVVDALRGIARSEGGVSALYNGLGPDVAKSVVDSFLFFGFYSYLRGRNRHPSVVQELLMGSLAGACSKACTTPISSVVTRMQMSSGSETLREMLADIRRESGVLGLWSGYSATLILTLNPSLTFFVNRRLAKRVLPALEEEDIPIAWAAFLLAAFSKAAATALTYPFQTGRTRLQIPSETPAEEASEKDKGLGSQQKTSLLGRLLEFLDKTVIGVIFRIVKREGLRALYDGLQGELLKGFFSHGLTMLTKGLLHRLVIRLWVLSRPHLRKRLQGK from the coding sequence ATGCCCTCCAGcacggccctcgacgccctcggaCACGCCGTGTCGGGCTCCGCCGGCACGgccatctcgacggcggccgtgttcCCGCTCGACCTGGTGACAACGCGGCTCAaggtgcagcggcggcggcgcgaccagcaggagcagtacgacggcgtcgtggatGCGCTCCGGGGCATCGCGcgcagcgagggcggcgtgtcGGCGCTGTACAACGGGCTGGGGCCCGACGTGGCCAAGTCGGTCGTCGACAGtttcctcttcttcggctTCTACAGCTACCTGCGCGGGCGGAACCGCCACCCCAGCGTGGTGCAGGAGCTGCTCATGGGgtcgctggcgggcgcgtgcTCCAAGGCCTGCACCACGCCCATCTCGAGCGTCGTGACGCGCATGCAAATGTCCTCGGGCAGTGAGACGCTGCGCGAGATGCTCGCCGACATACGCAGGGAGAGCGGCGTGCTGGGTCTGTGGTCGGGTTACTCGGCGACGCTCATCCTGACCCTCAACCCGAGCCTCACCTTCTTCGTCAACCGAAGGCTGGCCAAGCGCGTGCTGCCGGctctcgaggaggaggacatcCCCATTGCCTGGGCTGCCTTCCTGTTGGCTGCCTTTAGcaaggcggccgccaccgctctCACATATCCGTTTCAGACGGGCAGGACGAGGCTGCAGATTCCCAGCGAAACGCCTGCGGAGGAGGCGTCAGAGAAGGATAAGGGCCTGGGCAGCCAGCAGAAGACGTCTCTCCTGGGCCGGCTGCTGGAGTTCCTCGACAAGACCGTCATAGGGGTCATATTCAGAATCGTGAAACGGGAGGGGTTGAGGGCTCTGTACGATGGCCTGCAAGGTGAACTGCTGAAGGGCTTCTTCAGCCACGGCCTAACTATGCTCACCAAGGGCCTCTTGCACCGCCTCGTTATCCGCTTGTGGGTTCTTTCGCGGCCTCATTTGCGGAAACGGCTGCAGGGCAAATGA
- the TAZ1 gene encoding Lyso-phosphatidylcholine acyltransferase (EggNog:ENOG503NYB3~COG:I), with protein MSGTAAPPVRQSLPWRLGSVAVMSSVGFVSRAFLYGLNKVEVTGLDNLLSTLDRRRTQCRDRGLLTVCNHVAVVDDPLMWGILPLRYQTDVRNLRWSLGAHDICFKNSFFSTFFSLGQVLPTRRLWHSPLGGLYQPTMTQAVQLLSGPSTSPTPPSLTFSTDGTDSFPAPAAYTANRNAWVHVFPEACCHQSPDSGLRYFKWGVSRLILESDPAPEFIPMFIHGTQSIMPEDRGFPRFLPRIGKRFRVVIGEPTDVDRLFGEKRAAWKKLVETSSAEDLQHGPEAVQLRIEVARSVRDEIQKLRESAGFPHEEDETAALADTWSKEPSKRKFKSPVDGSLVNRH; from the exons ATGTCCGGTACAGCGGCGCCTCCCGTGCGCCAGTCCCTGCCATGGCGGCTCGGCTCCGTGGCCGTCATGAGTAGCGTCGGCTTCGTCTCAAGGGCCTTCCTCTACGGCCTCAACAAGGTCGAGGTCACTGGGCTGGACAACCTCCTCTCCACGCTCGATCGCAGGCGGACCCAGTGCCGGGATCGCGGCCTGCTGACCGTCTGCAACCACGTCGCCGT GGTCGACGATCCGCTCATGTGGGGGATCCTTCCTCTGCGCTACCAGACCGATGTTCGGAACCTGCGATGGAGCCTGGGCGCGCACGACATATGCTTCAAGAACAG cttcttctccaccTTCTTCAGCCTGGGTCAAGTGCTGCCAACTCGACGGCTATGGCATTCGCCCTTGGGCGGTCTCTACCAACCCACCATGACCCAAGCAGTCCAGCTCCTATCCGGTCCCTCTACCTCTCCTACTCCACCGAGCCTGACCTTCTCGACCGACGGCACCGACTCCttccccgcccccgccgcatATACCGCCAACCGCAACGCCTGGGTCCACGTCTTCCCAGAGGCGTGCTGCCACCAAAGCCCCGACAGCGGCCTTCGATACTTCAAATGGGGCGTTTCCCGGCTCATTCTCGAGAGCGACCCCGCTCCCGAGTTCATACCCATGTTCATCCACGGCACCCAGTCCATCATGCCCGAGGATCGGGGTTTTCCGCGCTTCCTTCCTCGCATAGGAAAGCGCTTCAGGGTCGTTATCGGCGAGCCCACCGATGTTGACCGCCTCTTTGGCGAGAAGAGAGCCGCCTGGAAGAAGCTGGTggagacgagcagcgccgaggacctgCAGCATGGGCCCGAGGCCGTGCAACTAAGGATCGAAGTCGCCAGGTCTGTTCGCGACGAGATCCAGAAGCTGCGCGAAAGTGCCGGGTTCCCGCATGAAgaggacgagacggcggcacTCGCAGACACGTGGTCCAAAGAGCCCAGCAAGCGCAAGTTTAAGAgtcccgtcgacggcagtCTCGTCAACAGACACTGA
- a CDS encoding uncharacterized protein (COG:A~EggNog:ENOG503NYKN) — protein MAHSKRNTSRAVFTSHERELAKSNWSTSSARLNRDSFLPFGSCGLCLGIARGPVSCPRGDIFCRECALANLLTQKKELKRADKARRDADLETQRQRAAEDEEDRERAVRDFEMTQAGLSTARKRPPVAANGAPQDDTSSAVIHVGSKRKFELDQDELQRIVREDKLKARKAIEDEKAAKPTLPSFWTPSLTPDVHDSKLPNAVRKDKAVPICPSAPDDLPHPISLHKLITVNFKEETDPSTKSDRRICPSCLKALSNTSNAVMTEQCGHVLCMSCVKKFLIPPKKTSKQEGEEAPIMCYVCDTLVTGKASKHRESSAALPPGLIALKSEGTGFSARGANVVAKLGEAFQC, from the exons ATGGCGCACA GCAAACGAAACACGTcccgcgccgtcttcacctcCCACGAGCGGGAGCTCGCCAAGTCCAACTGGTCCACTAGCTCCGCCCGCCTCAATCGCGACTCGTTCCTGCCCTTTGGCTCCTGCGGCCTGTGCCTGGGCATCGCGCGCGGGCCCGTGTCCTGCCCGCGAGGCGACATCTTCTGCCGCGAGTgcgccctcgccaacctCTTGACCCAGAAGAAGGAATTGAAGCGGGCTGacaaggcgcggcgcgatGCCGATCTGGAGACGCAGAGGCAAagggccgccgaggacgaggaggaccgAGAGCGTGCCGTTCGTGATTTCGAGATGACGCAGGCTGGCctctcgacggccaggaAACGGCCACCCGTCGCCGCAAATGGCGCGCCGCAAGATGACACCTCATCCGCCGTCATTCACGTGGGCTCGAAGCGGAAATTCGAACTCGACCAAGACGAGTTGCAACGAATTGTTAGAGaggacaagctcaaggctAGAAAGGCTATCGAGGACGAAAAG GCTGCCAAACCCACGCTACCATCATTCTGGACGCCGTCTCTGACCCCCGATGTGCACGATTCGAAGCTTCCCAACGCTGTCAGAAAGGACAAAGCCGTCCCGATATGCCCTTCGGCGCCCGATGACCTCCCCCACCCGATATCTCTGCACAAACTCATCACCGTCAACTTCAAGGAGGAAACGGATCCATCCACCAAGAGCGACCGCCGAATATGTCCCTCATGCCTAAAGGCGCTCTCCAACACGTCCAATGCTGTCATGACGGAGCAATGCGGCCATGTCCTCTGTATGAGCTGTGTCAAGAAGTTCCTCATCCCACCCAAGAAAACCTCGAAgcaggagggcgaggaggcgcccATCATGTGCTACGTCTGCGACACCCTTGTGACGGGCAAGGCATCGAAGCACCGAGAATCAAGCGCTGCCCTCCCGCCGGGATTGATAGCCCTGAAATCAGAAGGGACTGGGTTCTCAGCCCGCGGCGCAAACGTGGTAGCAAAGCTCGGCGAGGCATTCCAGTGTTGa
- the sgf73_1 gene encoding SAGA complex subunit Sgf73 (EggNog:ENOG503NV9Z~SECRETED:SignalP(1-24~SECRETED:cutsite=DHA-AR~SECRETED:prob=0.2950)~COG:B), translating into MRLLHTLTLSSLAAAALLRPPDHAARFWHWLYDPHEQHVFPTHPQVKTIESSGHREIASPHRPSHPVAGFVAFGDSYSAGIGTGLNGTEDECRRGLHAYPRLIQADLNTTTRAHDVPPPALQFLSCTGSTIQDMLSGAPHSQIDAFNTSLPADFALLSIGGNDLGFFDIMNSCIFRFYSFYSGTCDEALRRSEDALAGPEFEHGLRLAIMEILDRVKWERNPWFSIFVTGYARFFNADTDECDESSFGVWWRGPKLKRDLRRRMNRMVLRVNDKIRRSVDAINAGFTKPRVTFVDYDDAFEGHRFCERNITEPDYGRNDTWFFLVGGQDNSAANRSTASTTASTQAILLASSSPLLDPELCLEPAQASGDWGELALCMMARAAKRDPTLRSRQGEAVTDNSMWYVPTYYGKTFHPRTLGHVAIRDRIYRLWEESEVRST; encoded by the exons ATGCGGCTACTACACACTTTGACGTTGTCcagcctggcggcggcagcgctccTGCGCCCGCCTGATCACGCCGCACGATTCTGGCACTGGCTCTATGATCCTCATGAGCAGCACGTCTTTCCAACGCACCCCCAAG TGAAAACAATAGAGTCGTCAGGTCACCGCGAAATTGCATCCCCCCATCGCCCCTCGCACCCTGtggccggcttcgtcgcgtTCGGAGACTCTTACTCGGCTGGCATAGGGACCGGCCTCAACGGCACCGAAGATGAATGCCGCCGTGGGCTCCATGCGTATCCCAGGCTGATCCAGGCCGacctcaacaccaccacccgtGCCCACGatgtgccgccgcctgctctcCAATTCCTTTCCTGCACAGGGTCCACCATCCAAGACATGTTGTCCGGCGCCCCCCACAGCCAGATAGATGCTTTCAACACGTCTCTCCCCGCCGACTTTGCCCTGCTGTccatcggcggcaacgacctGGGCTTCTTCGACATCATGAACAGCTGCATATTCCGCTTCTACAGCTTCTACTCCGGCACCTGCGATGAGGCTTTACGTCGCTCCGAGGACGCTCTCGCAGGCCCCGAGTTCGAGCACGGCCTGCGGCTAGCAATCATGGAGATTCTCGATCGCGTAAAGTGGGAAAGGAACCCATGGTTCAGCATTTTCGTAACCGGGTACGCTCGTTTCTTCaacgccgacaccgacgaaTGCGACGAGTCGTCTTTTGGCGTGTGGTGGCGCGGGCCGAAGTTGAAGCGCGACCTCCGTCGGAGGATGAACCGTATGGTCCTACGAGTCAATGATAAGATACGTCGTTCCGTCGATGCCATTAACGCTGGCTTTACGAAGCCGCGCGTCACTTTTGTCGATTACGATGATGCGTTTGAGGGGCACCGGTTTTGTGAGCGCAACATTACCGAGCCAGACTACGGCAGGAATGACACATGGTTCTTCCTTGTTGGAGGCCAGGACAACTCAGCGGCAAATCGTTCGACTGCGTCGACTACTGCCTCAACGCAGGCCATACTTCTCGCTTCGTCGTCCCCACTCCTCGATCCTGAGCTATGCTTGGAGCCTGCCCAAGCGTCCGGAGACTGGGGAGAGCTCGCGCTTTGTAtgatggcgagggcagcgaAAAGGGACCCGACGTTGAGAAGTCGGCAGGGTGAGGCGGTGACCGATAATTCAATGTGGTACGTGCCTACTTACTATGGCAAGACCTTTCATCCA AGAACGTTGGGCCACGTGGCTATCAGGGACCGTATATACAGGCTGTGGGAGGAAAgcgaggtacgaagtacgtga
- the TAZ1 gene encoding Lyso-phosphatidylcholine acyltransferase, variant 2 (EggNog:ENOG503NYB3~COG:I) gives MWGILPLRYQTDVRNLRWSLGAHDICFKNSFFSTFFSLGQVLPTRRLWHSPLGGLYQPTMTQAVQLLSGPSTSPTPPSLTFSTDGTDSFPAPAAYTANRNAWVHVFPEACCHQSPDSGLRYFKWGVSRLILESDPAPEFIPMFIHGTQSIMPEDRGFPRFLPRIGKRFRVVIGEPTDVDRLFGEKRAAWKKLVETSSAEDLQHGPEAVQLRIEVARSVRDEIQKLRESAGFPHEEDETAALADTWSKEPSKRKFKSPVDGSLVNRH, from the exons ATGTGGGGGATCCTTCCTCTGCGCTACCAGACCGATGTTCGGAACCTGCGATGGAGCCTGGGCGCGCACGACATATGCTTCAAGAACAG cttcttctccaccTTCTTCAGCCTGGGTCAAGTGCTGCCAACTCGACGGCTATGGCATTCGCCCTTGGGCGGTCTCTACCAACCCACCATGACCCAAGCAGTCCAGCTCCTATCCGGTCCCTCTACCTCTCCTACTCCACCGAGCCTGACCTTCTCGACCGACGGCACCGACTCCttccccgcccccgccgcatATACCGCCAACCGCAACGCCTGGGTCCACGTCTTCCCAGAGGCGTGCTGCCACCAAAGCCCCGACAGCGGCCTTCGATACTTCAAATGGGGCGTTTCCCGGCTCATTCTCGAGAGCGACCCCGCTCCCGAGTTCATACCCATGTTCATCCACGGCACCCAGTCCATCATGCCCGAGGATCGGGGTTTTCCGCGCTTCCTTCCTCGCATAGGAAAGCGCTTCAGGGTCGTTATCGGCGAGCCCACCGATGTTGACCGCCTCTTTGGCGAGAAGAGAGCCGCCTGGAAGAAGCTGGTggagacgagcagcgccgaggacctgCAGCATGGGCCCGAGGCCGTGCAACTAAGGATCGAAGTCGCCAGGTCTGTTCGCGACGAGATCCAGAAGCTGCGCGAAAGTGCCGGGTTCCCGCATGAAgaggacgagacggcggcacTCGCAGACACGTGGTCCAAAGAGCCCAGCAAGCGCAAGTTTAAGAgtcccgtcgacggcagtCTCGTCAACAGACACTGA
- a CDS encoding uncharacterized protein (COG:S~EggNog:ENOG503P978), whose product METISSMATQAAKAVWGDGSENKEPLSGAQGDVSHGEPYDAGNLGNPEQQKIERKLSGEDESAPANLSNDTKNDATTKTTTAATTSSSAYPDSSALTKPKSDSEPTDIEASTGKPSEVGSSAEEDGDPNTHVMGDGPKPLETVAREHGGDAGNNGTTTATGGDSSSSSASHSKPGEEGSNEDGESKGTGEQYVKTTGFAADGGDFDATKPGAGREADRLLEEKGVHHDTPGSGAKDSSPSSGSNDHHHHSKDKPSLGERIKNKLHRHKE is encoded by the exons atggagacCATTAGCAGCATGGCCacgcaggccgccaaggccgtctGGGGCGATGGCTCTGAGAACAAGGAGCCCCTGTCCGGCGCTCAGGGCGATGTCTCCCACGGCGAGCCCTACGATGCCGGGAACCTAG GAAACCCCGAGCAGCAGAAGATCGAGCGCAAGCtgagcggcgaggacgaaTCCGCACCCGCAAACCTGAGTAACGACACCAAGAACGATGCCACCACCaagaccaccaccgccgccaccacttcctcctccgcctaTCCCGACTCCTCAGCCCTCACCAAGCCCAAGTCCGACTCCGAACCCACCGACATCGAGGCCTCCACTGGCAAGCCCTCCGAGGTCGGCTccagcgccgaggaggacggcgacccCAACACGCACGTCATGGGCGACGGGCCCAAGCCTCTCGAGACGGTCGCCCGGGAACACGggggcgacgcgggcaacAACGGCACGACGActgccaccggcggcgactcgtcctcgtcctcagcCTCCCACAGCAAGCCCGGAGAGGAGGGCAGcaacgaggacggcgagagcAAGGGCACGGGCGAGCAATACGTCAAGACAACGggcttcgccgccgacgggggcgACTTTGACGCGACCAAGCCCGGTGCTGGTCGGGAAGCAGACC GGCTCCTAGAGGAAAAGGGCGTGCACCACGACAcccccggcagcggcgccaaggactcctccccgtcgagcggcagcaacgatcaccaccaccacagcaaGGACAAGCCCAGCCTGGGAGAGCGCATCAAGAACAAGCTGCACCGGCATAAGGAGTAA
- a CDS encoding uncharacterized protein (EggNog:ENOG503NZ7A) → MENDLPEHVRDYKLDTRFLRDRRVVHILNDPQAPPSSPKVQERWERDRLPIARGGQAKVYLETCITEGHRYQSRRAVKVTRLDDRSGARRRCLNELKLITKLSHDRYSRHFVKTLGWYESKNYLYVTMEYFPAGDLQAYLDENPLAEDEARQIAIQVLRGLVLMHGEGYAHRDIKPKNVLIRQHPKLGEAGLWWVKLSDFGTSKQLGGAPVETESTVLMSEHYTAPEILLGQTGRSDINHPATDMWALGVLTFFMLTKTHMFPDLMSLIQYGENPDELFPRQRLDESCVGKQGQAFIRALVRPEARERLDANAAAVHEWVQDWIPREPVVLDARSESTVSSPLSESYIEKGLTTQESQITGLEHPLSHYPLPGATASNGTFAEAVDHGDMKLPVASGTSLQSVDLAKSMENPMADDQKDLQRRMHRILSGNLTDASRKNSRCDKHPVSNVSGELRYVRLRDTLEELIADLESWQNHFGFRMVDAYLDDIIETGAADAAGPSFNEPAGESHTVFVGEEAFEAYNKEAIPYSTALVAWRPTDSESLIIDIATKGAGTQRYARELARRFRYSSPAVLGILYCEGVVRLSGESSVAFLFRLPNEYTNVRSVRQLLLSGQAHDSLSDRLEMAKRLVNAVYTVSLHGYVHKNICPETVLGLSRRDEVKLPSMAVLVGFQALRREGAETYPLTDSKWETNLYRHPQRQGTSVDYYTTQHDVYSLGVCLLEIGLWQSFVTYRADGTTQPSAALGLAERGALLKNPKALKEHLTALSRSTALRAKMGTRYSEVVETCLTCLDENNEDFGDKRAFQDPNGVEMGVLYLEKVTKKLDRVSV, encoded by the exons atggagaaCGACTTGCCGGAGCATGTGCGAGACTACAAGCTGGACACGCGGTTCCTCAGGGATCGCAGAGTTGTCCATATTTTGAATGATCCCCAAGCGCCCCCTTCGTCGCCAAAGGTGCAGGAACGCTGGGAGCGCGATAGGCTACCCatcgctcgcggcggccaggccaagGTATATTTGGAGACGTGTATAACCGAAGGCCATCGATACCAatcccgccgcgccgtgaAGGTGACACGACTTGACGACCGCAGCGGCGCAAGGCGACGATGCCTCAATGAGCTCAAACTCATCACCAAGCTCTCTCACGACAGA TATTCGAGGCATTTCGTCAAGACATTAGGATGGTATGAGTCGAAGAATTATCTGTACGTCACAATGGAATATTTTCCTGCAGGGGATCTGCAGGCATATCTTGACGAAAACCCAttggccgaggacgaggctcGCCAGATTGCCATCCAGGTCCTACGAGGCCTCGTGCTCATGCACGGAGAAGGCTATGCGCACCGTGACATAAAACCCAAG AATGTCTTAATCCGACAACATCCGAAACTCGGGGAAGCCGGCCTTTGGTGGGTCAAGCTCTCAGACTTTGGAACCAGCAAGCAACTGGGGGGAGCACCTGTTGAGACGGAAAGCACGGTGCTCATGAGTGAGCATTATACGGCACCAGAAATTCTATTGGGTCAGACAGGACGCTCGGATATCAACCACCCAGCGACAGACATGTGGGCTTTGGGCGTCTTGACGTTCTTCATGTTGACCAAGACTCACATGTTTCCCGATTTGATGAGCCTTATCCAGTACGGGGAGAATCCGGACGAGCTCTTCCCCCGTCAGCGGTTGGATGAGTCTTGTGTCGGCAAGCAAGGTCAAGCGTTCATCCGCGCGTTGGTCAGACCAGAGGCAAGAGAGCGACTTGACGccaacgcggcggccgttCATGAATGGGTGCAGGACTGGATACCACGCGAACCAGTAGTCTTAGACGCTCGCAGCGA GTCTACGGTCTCATCGCCGCTCTCGGAAAGCTACATCGAAAAGGGCTTGACAACGCAGGAATCTCAGATAACTGGTTTAGAACACCCCCTATCGCATTACCCGTTGCCGGGAGCCACCGCCTCAAACGGGACATTTGCCGAGGCGGTTGACCATGGAGACATGAAGCTACCTGTTGCTAGTGGCACGAGTCTTCAGTCCGTAGATT TGGCCAAGAGTATGGAGAACCCCATGGCCGATGACCAGAAGGATCTCCAGCGGCGCATGCATCGCATCCTCAGCGGCAACTTGACAGATGCAAGCCGGAAGAACTCCAGATGCGATAAGCACCCCGTCTCCAACGTGTCAGGGGAGCTGCGGTACGTGCGTCTAAGAGACACTCTAGAGGAATTAATCGCAGATCTGGAGTCCTGGCAGAACCATTTCGGATTTCGCATGGTCGACGCATatctcgacgacatcatcgaaACGGGAGCCGCTGATGCAGCTGGGCCCAGTTTCAATGAGCCCGCTGGGGAATCTCACACCGTCTTCGTCGGTGAAGAGGCATTCGAGGCGTACAATAAAGAGGCCATTCCGTACAGTACGGCTTTGGTAGCTTGGCGCCCGACCGACTCCGAGAGCCTGATCATCGACATCGCCACCAAAGGGGCAGGCACGCAAAGGTACGCGCGGGAGCTTGCCCGACGCTTTCGATATTCGAGCCCGGCGGTCTTGGGGATACTCTACTGCGAAGGGGTTGTGCGACTATCTGGGGAGTCCAGCGTGGCTTTCCTCTTCCGTCTCCCCAACGAATACACAAACGTCCGCAGCGTCCGGCAACTGCTCCTGTCAGGTCAAGCGCACGACTCGCTTTCCGACCGGCTCGAAATGGCCAAACGGCTGGTCAACGCTGTGTATACCGTCTCCTTGCACGGATACGTGCACAAAAACATATGCCCTGAGACCGTATTGGGCTTAAGCAGGAGGGACGAAGTCAAGCTCCCAAgcatggccgtcttggtcGGGTTCCAGGCCTTGCGAAGAGAGGGTGCTGAGACATACCCTCTGACGGATAGCAAGTGGGAGACGAACCTGTACCGCCATCCGCAACGGCAAGGAACCAGCGTCGACTACTACACTACGCAGCACGACGTTTACAGCCTTGGGGTTTGTCTCTTGGAGATTGGACTTTGGCAGTCCTTCGTTACATACCGAGCCGACGGGACTACACAGCCCTCCGCAGCACTCGGGCTCGCTGAACGTGGTGCACTACTCAAGAACCCGAAAGCACTGAAGGAGCATCTGACTGCACTCAGTCGCAGCACCGCACTGAGGGCAAAGATGGGCACCCGCTACAGCGAGGTTGTTGAGACGTGCTTGACGTGTCTGGACGAGAATAATGAGGATTTCGGCGACAAGAGGGCATTCCAGGATCCGAACGGGGTGGAGATGGGCGTATTGTACCTTGAAAAGGTCACCAAGAAGTTGGACAGGGTATCTGTGTAA
- the sgf73_2 gene encoding SAGA complex subunit Sgf73 (EggNog:ENOG503NV9Z~COG:B), giving the protein MAPDSEQTIKVASKKESKAGTIKLKKPPPKHSKPGNWRDGSVVEDEKKKNGVSPSASAAASPGPVVNQLDDTARETFATGRPLEDSPDLQQCKHCKKSILKTAAKAHIEQCLKLKKEKAQRKKEAREARERAKEAAREEEARKADGENADGKGEDDSDDDDKKPGTGGKKGAGKKPEEDKKGKKRKAENEPDKGPKTKKKKDEPKAKVPKPKGPVDVERQCGVILPNGQPCARSLTCKSHSMGAKRAVAGRSLPYDMLLAAYQKKNQAKQQKAALDANAPVEDDDDANNGPVDSDEETAAVMGALAHWKPQPLVPQPIFTPIKRQYQLARLHEQLQMATNGGRTNIFQVVGFGAQKLADGHPGLLDSEDAPGEPDVSNVPFPGSARSATFGASATAQRRPSVTSRG; this is encoded by the exons ATGGCGCCCGATTCCGAGCAGACGATTAAGGTCGCATCCAAGAAGGAGTCCAAGGCGGGGACGATCAAGTTGAAGAAGCCGCCTCCCAAACATAGCAAACCGGGCAACTGGAGAGATGGTAGCGTTGTCGAAG ACGAGAAAAAGAAGAACGGCGTTTCGCcatccgcctcggccgccgcgtctcccGGACCCGTGGTCAACCAGCTAGACGACACCGCGCGTGAGACATTCGCGACCGGCCGCCCGCTGGAAGACAGCCCCGACCTGCAGCAGTGCAAGCACTGCAAGAAGAGCATTCTCAAGACGGCAGCCAAGGCGCACATCGAGCAGTGCTTGAAGCTCAAAAAGGAAAAGGCGCAACGTAAGAAGGAGGCGCGCGAAGCGCGCGAGCGGGCCAAGGAGGCAGCCCGGGAAGAAGAGGCGCGCAAGGCGGACGGGGAGAATGCTGACGGCAAGGGCGAAGATGacagcgatgacgacgacaagaaaCCCGGGACAGGCGGCAAAAAGGGCGCCGGGAAGAAAcccgaggaggacaagaaaggcaagaagcgcaaggccgagaaCGAGCCCGACAAGGGTCCCAAaaccaagaagaagaaggacgaacccaaggccaaggtgcCCAAGCCAAAAG GTCCCGTCGATGTCGAGCGGCAATGCGGTGTCATTTTGCCCAACGGCCAGCCTTGCGCTCGGTCGTTGACATGCAAGAGCCATTCTATGGGGGCGAAGCGAGCAGTCGCCGGTCGCTCCCTACCGTACGACATGCTTCTTGCAGCCTATCAGAAGAAGAATCAAGCAAAGCAACAGA AGGCGGCTCTGGACGCGAATGCGCCcgtggaagacgacgacgacgccaacaaTGGACCcgtcgactcggacgaggagacggcagcGGTGATGGGCGCGTTGGCTCACTGGAAACCGCAGCCGCTGGTCCCGCAACCAATCTTCACCCCAATCAAGCGCCAATACCAGCTCGCGAGACTGCACGAACAGCTGCAGATGGCCACCAACGGCGGCCGCACCAACATCTTCCAGGTCGTTGGCTTCGGCGCGCAGAAGCTCGCAGACGGACACCCCGGCCTGCTCGACAGCGAAGACGCGCCTGGTGAGCCAGACGTCAGCAACGTGCCTTTCCCAGGGTCGGCGCGGTCGGCAACCTTTGGCGCCAGCGCAACGGCTCAGCGGCGCCCATCCGTCACTAGTCGCGGTTAA